A stretch of the Notamacropus eugenii isolate mMacEug1 chromosome 2, mMacEug1.pri_v2, whole genome shotgun sequence genome encodes the following:
- the HMGA1 gene encoding high mobility group protein HMG-I/HMG-Y isoform X2, giving the protein MSESGSKSSQPLASKQEKDGSEKRGRGRPRKQPPKEPSEAPTPKRPRGRPKGSKNKGAAKGRKTTTAPGRKPRGRPKKLEKEEEEGISQESSEEEQ; this is encoded by the exons atgaGTGAATCTGGTTCAAAGTCCAGCCAGCCTCTGGCCTCCAAGCAAGAGAAAGACGGGTCTGAGAAGAGAGGGCGGGGCCGACCCAGGAAACAGCCCCCG AAGGAGCCCAGTGAGGCACCAACTCCCAAGAGACCCCGGGGCAGACCAAAGGGAAGCAAGAACAAGGGGGCTGCGAAAGGCCGG AAAACCACCACTGCACCAGGGAGGAAACCAAGAGGTAGACCCAAAAAGCTG gagaaagaagaggaagaagggatatCCCAGGAGTCTTCAGAGGAGGAGCAGTAA
- the HMGA1 gene encoding high mobility group protein HMG-I/HMG-Y isoform X1: MSESGSKSSQPLASKQEKDGSEKRGRGRPRKQPPKEPSEAPTPKRPRGRPKGSKNKGAAKGRKTTTAPGRKPRGRPKKLPNQSPSPGVGGGRRETAPGRPPGVSNRKQLVLESLPGMGAALGPCGVPEFPP; encoded by the exons atgaGTGAATCTGGTTCAAAGTCCAGCCAGCCTCTGGCCTCCAAGCAAGAGAAAGACGGGTCTGAGAAGAGAGGGCGGGGCCGACCCAGGAAACAGCCCCCG AAGGAGCCCAGTGAGGCACCAACTCCCAAGAGACCCCGGGGCAGACCAAAGGGAAGCAAGAACAAGGGGGCTGCGAAAGGCCGG AAAACCACCACTGCACCAGGGAGGAAACCAAGAGGTAGACCCAAAAAGCTG CCAAACCAGTCCCCCtcccctggggtggggggtggaagaAGAGAAACCGCACCTGGCAGACCTCCAGGAGTGAGTAACAGGAAGCAGCTTGTTTTGGAGTCTCTGCCTGGCATGGGGGCCGCCCTGGGTCCGTGCGGTGTCCCCGAATTCCCACCCT ga